A window of Cryptomeria japonica chromosome 3, Sugi_1.0, whole genome shotgun sequence contains these coding sequences:
- the LOC131048474 gene encoding pentatricopeptide repeat-containing protein At1g71210, mitochondrial, with amino-acid sequence MMMRYMKIFLVNNTILLAGRRLSGLIKPRFLLSRDGMPSVHFRERSNLVGAVAETSYDLSLRDVARTFKEWFTDRKLRPPVWRNAEVQRDAERICQVLANPEDDAALAQLNINLTEECVVRVLQCQNDIFLGLIFFDWAGRQSNYHHGRVAYFTLFKMLYRAKMSETILNWLESFQMQGQIIGLRYYETLIMGYSLAGKPVIALQVLARMRFQGLDLDWFGYNVLLNRLIAEEFFDVVDSLCRHILDRGLKYSGTSYVMIKTLCKRKKVDEAKTKFDELRRNNDPINRDILVALVSALGKEKRNQEAYQLIEEFKEEGKFSMCRVYDTWISTLLQQKRVDDALDYYRNKASEGYIPGHFCYNALASALLRQNRLEEVLDLLVEMRENHIIPDQATMNATICFFCKGGLIEVAFDLFNGRREIGFTPDNLTYNELIKGLCKAGNIEVAYSVLQDGLEIGYFPGKQTYAILVGALSKTGRYDKMCELIDMGIDRCQAPSLPICKEFISALCKAGRVEEGYLLPSKMRRNNMTVDKKIYYALIYSLCDAKKGEMSSKLLLEMQEEGYFVTHNLYKAVIMVLCETGHADQVVQLLDMNVTIQNHNANLYNSFIKGLCDAGRSDIATRVYEKILDNMHMPISSNHLSLLHGYLKCKRIVDALTFFEAILTHRPPNRQLYSVLVSGICNAGKAELGLSKFEEMIGKGFTPNLQCYEELIHALCMDNKFNNALWVFDHMKMKGRLSSPFIYNILLRCSFKVANIDKAWDLFTDMCKQRNSPNVRIFGTFVSLLSNAGRLEFSLQTLEEAIEQSFGSNIVAYNLLLRSVCKEGKLTVAYGLFNRMYEKGRVPNAWSYDILVHGFCRVGRVLEAQKLMEEMLEKGFYPSSWTEKIYGSLINCGVRKV; translated from the coding sequence ATGATGATGAGATATATGAAAATATTCCTAGTAAACAATACGATATTGTTAGCAGGGCGCAGGCTATCAGGACTTATAAAGCCTAGATTTTTGCTAAGCAGGGATGGGATGCCATCAGTGCATTTCCGTGAAAGATCAAACTTAGTCGGCGCAGTAGCAGAAACATCATACGATTTGAGTCTGAGAGATGTTGCTAGGACTTTCAAAGAGTGGTTTACAGACAGGAAACTTAGGCCTCCCGTTTGGAGAAATGCAGAGGTGCAGAGAGATGCGGAAAGAATTTGCCAGGTTCTTGCGAATCCTGAGGATGATGCTGCACTTGCACAACTCAACATCAACCTCACAGAAGAATGCGTTGTGAGGGTACTTCAATGCCAGAATGATATATTTCTTGGCCTAATTTTTTTTGATTGGGCTGGTAGACAGAGTAACTATCATCATGGTAGAGTTGCTTACTTCACCCTGTTCAAAATGCTCTATCGAGCCAAAATGTCCGAAACCATCTTGAATTGGCTAGAGTCATTTCAGATGCAGGGACAAATAATCGGTCTTCGATATTACGAGACATTGATAATGGGCTATTCACTTGCAGGAAAGCCAGTTATCGCACTGCAAGTGCTTGCTCGGATGAGATTTCAAGGGCTAGATTTAGATTGGTTTGGATACAACGTTTTATTGAATAGGTTGATAGCAGAGGAATTCTTCGATGTTGTTGATTCACTTTGCAGACATATTTTAGACAGAGGTTTAAAATATTCTGGCACTTCTTATGTGATGATAAAAACTTTATGCAAGAGGAAGAAAGTAGATGAGGCGAAGACAAAGTTCGATGAACTCAGAAGGAACAATGATCCTATTAATAGAGACATACTTGTTGCACTTGTTAGTGCACTTGgcaaagaaaaaagaaatcaaGAAGCCTACCAGCTGATAGAAGAATTCAAGGAAGAGGGAAAATTCTCAATGTGCAGGGTTTATGACACATGGATCAGCACTCTTCTTCAACAGAAGAGAGTGGATGATGCATTGGATTACTACCGTAACAAAGCTTCTGAAGGATACATTCCTGGGCATTTTTGCTACAATGCTTTGGCAAGCGCTCTCCTGAGACAAAACAGACTCGAGGAGGTGTTGGATTTGCTTGTTGAGATGAGAGAGAATCATATTATCCCAGATCAGGCTACCatgaatgcaacaatttgttttttcTGCAAGGGAGGACTGATTGAAGTGGCGTTTGATTTATTCAATGGAAGGAGGGAAATTGGGTTTACTCCAGATAATTTGACTTACAATGAGCTTATCAAGGGTCTTTGCAAAGCTGGAAACATCGAGGTAGCTTACAGTGTCCTACAAGACGGGCTAGAAATAGGTTATTTCCCAGGTAAACAGACTTATGCCATTCTTGTAGGTGCCTTATCAAAGACTGGGAGATATGATAAGATGTGTGAACTTATTGACATGGGTATTGACAGATGCCAAGCTCCCAGTCTTCCTATTTGCAAAGAATTCATTTCTGCTCTTTGTAAGGCAGGTAGGGTGGAAGAAGGATACTTGCTGCCAAGCAAAATGAGAAGAAATAACATGACCGTTGACAAAAAAATTTACTATGCACTAATATACAGCCTTTGTGATGCAAAAAAGGGAGAGATGTCCTCAAAGCTATTGCTTGAAATGCAGGAGGAAGGCTACTTTGTAACTCACAACTTGTACAAAGCTGTAATAATGGTTCTTTGTGAAACAGGTCATGCAGATCAGGTTGTTCAACTTTTAGACATGAATGTAACAATTCAAAACCACAATGCTAATTTGTACAATTCTTTTATAAAAGGTCTTTGCGATGCAGGCCGATCAGATATAGCTACAAGAGTATATGAAAAAATTTTAGATAATATGCATATGCCCATTTCAAGTAACCATCTAAGCTTGCTACATGGCTACTTGAAGTGTAAAAGGATAGTAGATGCATTGACATTCTTTGAAGCAATATTAACCCACCGTCCCCCAAACAGACAGTTATACAGTGTTCTGGTAAGTGGGATTTGCAACGCAGGCAAAGCAGAGCTAGGACTCTCAAAATTTGAAGAGATGATTGGGAAAGGATTTACACCCAATCTTCAGTGTTATGAGGAACTTATTCATGCTTTATGCATGGATAACAAATTCAACAACGCATTGTGGGTTTTTGATCACATGAAGATGAAAGGTCGTCTCTCCTCACCCTTCATCTACAACATACTTTTGCGTTGTAGTTTTAAGGTAGCAAACATTGACAAGGCCTGGGATCTCTTTACAGACATGTGTAAGCAACGAAATTCTCCCAATGTTAGGATATTTGGGACATTTGTTAGTTTGCTTTCTAATGCAGGGAGACTTGAGTTCAGTCTACAAACTCTGGAAGAAGCAATAGAGCAATCATTTGGGTCTAATATTGTTGCATACAATTTATTACTAAGATCCGTGTGTAAGGAGGGCAAACTGACAGTGGCTTATGGTCTATTCAACAGAATGTATGAGAAAGGTCGTGTTCCAAATGCATGGTCTTATGATATCCTAGTACACGGTTTCTGCAGGGTAGGCAGGGTACTTGAAGCTCAGAAGCTAATGGAAGAAATGCTTGAAAAGGGGTTTTATCCAAGCAGCTGGACAGAAAAAATATATGGGTCATTAATCAACTGTGGTGTGAGAAAGGTCTGA